Proteins from one Daphnia pulicaria isolate SC F1-1A chromosome 3, SC_F0-13Bv2, whole genome shotgun sequence genomic window:
- the LOC124328997 gene encoding small G protein signaling modulator 1-like isoform X1, with the protein MKMAHSSNDKEFKERLIKTVKKEVKQIMEEAVTRKFVHQDSSSVTSLCAAVEGCLSHGLRRRALGLFRSSSTTALMHKVAKIYPPAAVISKLITEADSSEGVKRSSSSGDSITRMLSCGGTGGSGIKPILQKRNSGSWLSKGTSAQKYLWIRLALFERILAGIIEHIVENHLKYYENDALVADPEYGSLLGHLLAGPCALEFTKLKTKDHYWTDPPADELVQRHRISSYVSSGVTSPANRRPGLHYRKLLPGGSSSDGEAISSMGSRNCYVNSTAKNYVESLHQNNKVVLLYGKNNVLVLSRELTEPIPGYLSLHHAMDSLTLKWTPNQLMNGGIDFDGVDKSTYWNYALHVNLYDIVYVHCHQKGFDVGGSMVLVGQDGVQYPAIHFPAGGHLLAFLTCLETGLNPRGRLDPPLWTQTDKGKTFPKIKRKGPSSGDNLLAMLSYNAVESNGNDEDITDESSISSDYVFRIVTTSDDFVHDHNPELLQESSDENAYLSQGTNACQNQGSMSPRWWSTNHSRPFNSTESTSSSSSSSKSFAASLSLAENTCNSVINSVFFETVDDSVSSQSSTLIGVHNIVKRGKSLQVLCETMKRQIISRAFYGWLGHCRHLRTVRTHLSGLVNDAIISRNNSCDENSGVNEKSWSRLVVDGVLSNSFELFRLTYYGGVEHNLRKEVWPYLLGHYPFGSTIEERHTQDRAMQTAYESTMSEWLAVEAIIRQRDKEITAASIAKISFGSQSGDQLFEDPVEDQSRILSNEVFDSEDLEADHIENDKNEDKLEDENDVIAKHPYETIDEKSKSQDCDVCPSNVTMVKVITTHPPSCAADDITACIDFEMHRQTLLENNGSRSLQNGSTMVADISSTKDTNLSLPNLIIDDGMDRCSIGSRSSCVSPVSSQGGIYTAELLEKYGLNLHRIDKDVQRCDRNYHYFTPSNLDKLRNIMCTYVWCHLDIGYMQGMCDLVAPLLVIIEDEALTYSCFCELMKRMSANFPQGGAMDLHFANMRSLIQILDGELFDLMHQNGDYTHFYFCYRWFLLDFKRELIYEDVFLVWETIWAARSISSPHFVLFVALALVQHYREIILANAMDFTDIIKFFNEMAERHDTKTILQLARDLVLQLQVLIGDK; encoded by the exons ATGAAGATGGCTCACTCATCAAATG acaAGGAGTTCAAAGAACGTCTTATCaaaactgtaaaaaaagaG GTAAAACAAATCATGGAAGAGGCAGTGACACGCAAGTTTGTACACCAAGACAGCAGCTCCGTCACATCCCTTTGTG CCGCTGTAGAGGGGTGTTTGTCTCATGGACTTCGGCGGCGAGCGCTGGGGCTCTTTCGTTCATCGTCAACCACGGCTTTGATGCATAAAGTTGCCAAAATATACCCACCAGCTGCAGTAATTTCAAAGCTAATTACAGAAGCCGATTCTTCCGAAGGAGTAAA AAGATCGTCTTCAAGCGGAGATAGCATCACCAGAATGCTTTCGTGCGGAGGAACGGGAGGAAGCGGTATCAAGCCCATTTTGCAGAAAAGAAATTCGGGTTCGTGGTTATCTAAAGGAACCAGCGCACAAAAATATCTTTGGATCCGATTAGCACTTTTTGAACGCATTTTGGCAGGGATTATTGAGCATATCGTTGAGAATCATTT GAAATATTATGAAAACGACGCCCTTGTCGCAGATCCTGAATACGGGTCCCTTTTAGGTCATCTTCTCG CTGGTCCATGCGCTCTTGAgtttactaaattaaaaaccAAGGATCATTATTGGACGGACCCACCTGCCGACGAACTTGTTCAGAGGCATCGTATTTCTAGTTACGTATCGTCAGGCGTAACCTCTCCAGCAAATCGACGTCCAGGACTTCAT TACCGAAAACTTTTACCTGGAGGCAGCAGCAGTGATGGCGAAGCAATTAGTTCTATGGGGAGCAGAAATTGTTACGTTAACTCTACCGCCAAGAATTATGTGGAATCTCTTCATCAAAACAACAAAGTTGTTCTACTCTATGGGAAAAACAACGTCCTCGTGTTGTCG CGTGAGCTGACAGAACCGATCCCGGGATACCTTTCGCTACACCACGCTATGGATTCGTTGACTCTAAAATGGACTCCAAATCAATTGATGAATGGCGGAATAGATTTCGATGGTGTTGACAAAAG TACGTATTGGAACTATGCTCTGCATGTAAATTTGTATGACATCGTCTACGTCCATTGTCACCAGAAAG gATTTGATGTTGGTGGCAGTATGGTACTCGTTGGCCAGGATGGAGTTCAATATCCCGCAATTCATTTTCCAGCCGGAGGCCATTTATTGGCCTTTTTAACATGTTTAGAAACTGGCTTAAATCCCCGTGGACGTTTAGATCCTCCCCTGTGGACCCAAACAGATAAag GTAAAACATttcccaaaataaaaagaaaaggacctTCATCCGGAGACAATCTTCTCGCAATGTTAAGCTACAACGCTGTTGAGAGCAACGGAAACGATGAAGATATTACAGATGAATCGTCGATATCATCAGACTATGTATTTCGTATTGTAACCACGAGTGATGATTTCGTCCACGATCATAATCCag AATTACTCCAAGAATCGTCCGATGAAAATGCCTATTTATCGCAGGGAACCAACGCTTGCCAAAATCAAG GATCAATGAGTCCACGATGGTGGTCAACTAACCATAGCCGTCCCTTTAACTCAACAGAATCTACAAGCagctcgtcttcttcttctaaaagCTTTGCCGCAAGTCTTAGCCTCGCTGAGAACACCTGTAACAGTGTCATCAATTCTGTATTTTTCGAAACAGTTGATGACTCTGTTTCTTCTCAATCATCAACCTTGATTGGAGTCCACAACATCGTTAAAAGGGG GAAGTCTTTGCAAGTGCTGTGTGAAACAATGAAGCGACAGATAATTTCACGAGCATTTTATGGCTGGTTGGGACACTGCAGACACTTACGTACTGTTAGAACCCATCTCTCTGGATTAGTAAATGATGCCATCATTTCAAGGAACAATTCCTGTG ATGAAAACAGTGGGGTTAACGAAAAAAGTTGGTCACGGCTGGTGGTGGATGGTGTGCTGTCAAACTCCTTTGAACTTTTCCGTTTGACATATTATGGAGGAGTTGAACATAACTTGCGTAAAGAG GTGTGGCCATATTTACTTGGACATTATCCCTTCGGAAGCACAATAGAGGAACGGCACACCCAAGACAGAGCAATGCAAACAGCGTACGAATCAACAATGTCAGAGTGGCTTGCTGTTGAAGCTATAATTCGCCAGAGAGATAAAGAAATTACTGCTGCGAGCATTGCCAAAATTTCCTTTGGGTCACAAAGTGGCGATCAACTTTTTGAAGACCCCGTCGAAGACCAGAGTAGGATACTGAGCAATGAA GTTTTCGATTCTGAAGACTTGGAGGCGGATCATATCGAAAACGACAAGAATGAGGATAAATTGGAAGACGAGAATGATGTTATCGCTAAACATCCATACGAAACGATTGATGAAAAG AGTAAAAGTCAGGATTGTGATGTCTGTCCATCAAATGTTACTATGGTCAAAGTTATAACTACTCATCCACCTTCTTGCGCAGCAGATGATATTACAGCATGTATAGATTTTGAAA TGCATCGGCAAACATTATTGGAGAACAACGGCAGTAGAAGTTTACAAAATGGTTCAACTATGGTTGCTGATATTAGTTCAACTAAAGACACAAACCTCAGTCTGCCTAATCTGATCATTGATGACGGCATGGACCGCTGTAGCATAGGTTCGAGATCATCTTGTGTTTCACCCGTAAGCTCCCAAGGTGGAATTTACAcg GCGGAATTGCTGGAAAAGTATGGTCTCAACTTACATCGAATAGACAAGGATGTTCAACGATGTGACCGAAACTACCACTATTTTACGCCTAGTAATCTAGACAAACTTCGGAACATTATGTGCAC GTATGTTTGGTGTCATCTTGATATCGGTTACATGCAAGGAATGTGTGATCTAGTGGCTCCTTTACTCGTCATCATAGAAGACGAAGCTCTCACATATTCATGTTTTTGTGAGCTAATGAAAAGAATGTCAGCAAATTTTCCTCAGGGAGGAGCAATGGATTTACATTTTGCCAATATGAG ATCACTGATTCAAATTCTCGACGGCGAACTATTCGACTTGATGCATCAAAATGGAGATTAcacccatttttatttctgttatCGGTGGTTTCTCCTAGATTTCAAAAGAG agCTGATTTATGAAGACGTTTTCTTGGTATGGGAAACTATTTGGGCAGCCCGTTCCATTTCATCCCCGCATTTCGTTCTTTTTGTTGCCCTGGCATTAGTTCAGCATTACCGTGAAATCATTCTAGCCAATGCCATGGATTTTACTGAcatcataaaattttttaatg aaatggcTGAACGACATGACACTAAGACTATTCTCCAACTGGCCCGAGATCTTgttcttcaacttcaagttttGATTGGGGACAAATAG
- the LOC124328997 gene encoding small G protein signaling modulator 1-like isoform X2: MKMAHSSNDKEFKERLIKTVKKEVKQIMEEAVTRKFVHQDSSSVTSLCAAVEGCLSHGLRRRALGLFRSSSTTALMHKVAKIYPPAAVISKLITEADSSEGVKSSSSGDSITRMLSCGGTGGSGIKPILQKRNSGSWLSKGTSAQKYLWIRLALFERILAGIIEHIVENHLKYYENDALVADPEYGSLLGHLLAGPCALEFTKLKTKDHYWTDPPADELVQRHRISSYVSSGVTSPANRRPGLHYRKLLPGGSSSDGEAISSMGSRNCYVNSTAKNYVESLHQNNKVVLLYGKNNVLVLSRELTEPIPGYLSLHHAMDSLTLKWTPNQLMNGGIDFDGVDKSTYWNYALHVNLYDIVYVHCHQKGFDVGGSMVLVGQDGVQYPAIHFPAGGHLLAFLTCLETGLNPRGRLDPPLWTQTDKGKTFPKIKRKGPSSGDNLLAMLSYNAVESNGNDEDITDESSISSDYVFRIVTTSDDFVHDHNPELLQESSDENAYLSQGTNACQNQGSMSPRWWSTNHSRPFNSTESTSSSSSSSKSFAASLSLAENTCNSVINSVFFETVDDSVSSQSSTLIGVHNIVKRGKSLQVLCETMKRQIISRAFYGWLGHCRHLRTVRTHLSGLVNDAIISRNNSCDENSGVNEKSWSRLVVDGVLSNSFELFRLTYYGGVEHNLRKEVWPYLLGHYPFGSTIEERHTQDRAMQTAYESTMSEWLAVEAIIRQRDKEITAASIAKISFGSQSGDQLFEDPVEDQSRILSNEVFDSEDLEADHIENDKNEDKLEDENDVIAKHPYETIDEKSKSQDCDVCPSNVTMVKVITTHPPSCAADDITACIDFEMHRQTLLENNGSRSLQNGSTMVADISSTKDTNLSLPNLIIDDGMDRCSIGSRSSCVSPVSSQGGIYTAELLEKYGLNLHRIDKDVQRCDRNYHYFTPSNLDKLRNIMCTYVWCHLDIGYMQGMCDLVAPLLVIIEDEALTYSCFCELMKRMSANFPQGGAMDLHFANMRSLIQILDGELFDLMHQNGDYTHFYFCYRWFLLDFKRELIYEDVFLVWETIWAARSISSPHFVLFVALALVQHYREIILANAMDFTDIIKFFNEMAERHDTKTILQLARDLVLQLQVLIGDK; encoded by the exons ATGAAGATGGCTCACTCATCAAATG acaAGGAGTTCAAAGAACGTCTTATCaaaactgtaaaaaaagaG GTAAAACAAATCATGGAAGAGGCAGTGACACGCAAGTTTGTACACCAAGACAGCAGCTCCGTCACATCCCTTTGTG CCGCTGTAGAGGGGTGTTTGTCTCATGGACTTCGGCGGCGAGCGCTGGGGCTCTTTCGTTCATCGTCAACCACGGCTTTGATGCATAAAGTTGCCAAAATATACCCACCAGCTGCAGTAATTTCAAAGCTAATTACAGAAGCCGATTCTTCCGAAGGAGTAAA ATCGTCTTCAAGCGGAGATAGCATCACCAGAATGCTTTCGTGCGGAGGAACGGGAGGAAGCGGTATCAAGCCCATTTTGCAGAAAAGAAATTCGGGTTCGTGGTTATCTAAAGGAACCAGCGCACAAAAATATCTTTGGATCCGATTAGCACTTTTTGAACGCATTTTGGCAGGGATTATTGAGCATATCGTTGAGAATCATTT GAAATATTATGAAAACGACGCCCTTGTCGCAGATCCTGAATACGGGTCCCTTTTAGGTCATCTTCTCG CTGGTCCATGCGCTCTTGAgtttactaaattaaaaaccAAGGATCATTATTGGACGGACCCACCTGCCGACGAACTTGTTCAGAGGCATCGTATTTCTAGTTACGTATCGTCAGGCGTAACCTCTCCAGCAAATCGACGTCCAGGACTTCAT TACCGAAAACTTTTACCTGGAGGCAGCAGCAGTGATGGCGAAGCAATTAGTTCTATGGGGAGCAGAAATTGTTACGTTAACTCTACCGCCAAGAATTATGTGGAATCTCTTCATCAAAACAACAAAGTTGTTCTACTCTATGGGAAAAACAACGTCCTCGTGTTGTCG CGTGAGCTGACAGAACCGATCCCGGGATACCTTTCGCTACACCACGCTATGGATTCGTTGACTCTAAAATGGACTCCAAATCAATTGATGAATGGCGGAATAGATTTCGATGGTGTTGACAAAAG TACGTATTGGAACTATGCTCTGCATGTAAATTTGTATGACATCGTCTACGTCCATTGTCACCAGAAAG gATTTGATGTTGGTGGCAGTATGGTACTCGTTGGCCAGGATGGAGTTCAATATCCCGCAATTCATTTTCCAGCCGGAGGCCATTTATTGGCCTTTTTAACATGTTTAGAAACTGGCTTAAATCCCCGTGGACGTTTAGATCCTCCCCTGTGGACCCAAACAGATAAag GTAAAACATttcccaaaataaaaagaaaaggacctTCATCCGGAGACAATCTTCTCGCAATGTTAAGCTACAACGCTGTTGAGAGCAACGGAAACGATGAAGATATTACAGATGAATCGTCGATATCATCAGACTATGTATTTCGTATTGTAACCACGAGTGATGATTTCGTCCACGATCATAATCCag AATTACTCCAAGAATCGTCCGATGAAAATGCCTATTTATCGCAGGGAACCAACGCTTGCCAAAATCAAG GATCAATGAGTCCACGATGGTGGTCAACTAACCATAGCCGTCCCTTTAACTCAACAGAATCTACAAGCagctcgtcttcttcttctaaaagCTTTGCCGCAAGTCTTAGCCTCGCTGAGAACACCTGTAACAGTGTCATCAATTCTGTATTTTTCGAAACAGTTGATGACTCTGTTTCTTCTCAATCATCAACCTTGATTGGAGTCCACAACATCGTTAAAAGGGG GAAGTCTTTGCAAGTGCTGTGTGAAACAATGAAGCGACAGATAATTTCACGAGCATTTTATGGCTGGTTGGGACACTGCAGACACTTACGTACTGTTAGAACCCATCTCTCTGGATTAGTAAATGATGCCATCATTTCAAGGAACAATTCCTGTG ATGAAAACAGTGGGGTTAACGAAAAAAGTTGGTCACGGCTGGTGGTGGATGGTGTGCTGTCAAACTCCTTTGAACTTTTCCGTTTGACATATTATGGAGGAGTTGAACATAACTTGCGTAAAGAG GTGTGGCCATATTTACTTGGACATTATCCCTTCGGAAGCACAATAGAGGAACGGCACACCCAAGACAGAGCAATGCAAACAGCGTACGAATCAACAATGTCAGAGTGGCTTGCTGTTGAAGCTATAATTCGCCAGAGAGATAAAGAAATTACTGCTGCGAGCATTGCCAAAATTTCCTTTGGGTCACAAAGTGGCGATCAACTTTTTGAAGACCCCGTCGAAGACCAGAGTAGGATACTGAGCAATGAA GTTTTCGATTCTGAAGACTTGGAGGCGGATCATATCGAAAACGACAAGAATGAGGATAAATTGGAAGACGAGAATGATGTTATCGCTAAACATCCATACGAAACGATTGATGAAAAG AGTAAAAGTCAGGATTGTGATGTCTGTCCATCAAATGTTACTATGGTCAAAGTTATAACTACTCATCCACCTTCTTGCGCAGCAGATGATATTACAGCATGTATAGATTTTGAAA TGCATCGGCAAACATTATTGGAGAACAACGGCAGTAGAAGTTTACAAAATGGTTCAACTATGGTTGCTGATATTAGTTCAACTAAAGACACAAACCTCAGTCTGCCTAATCTGATCATTGATGACGGCATGGACCGCTGTAGCATAGGTTCGAGATCATCTTGTGTTTCACCCGTAAGCTCCCAAGGTGGAATTTACAcg GCGGAATTGCTGGAAAAGTATGGTCTCAACTTACATCGAATAGACAAGGATGTTCAACGATGTGACCGAAACTACCACTATTTTACGCCTAGTAATCTAGACAAACTTCGGAACATTATGTGCAC GTATGTTTGGTGTCATCTTGATATCGGTTACATGCAAGGAATGTGTGATCTAGTGGCTCCTTTACTCGTCATCATAGAAGACGAAGCTCTCACATATTCATGTTTTTGTGAGCTAATGAAAAGAATGTCAGCAAATTTTCCTCAGGGAGGAGCAATGGATTTACATTTTGCCAATATGAG ATCACTGATTCAAATTCTCGACGGCGAACTATTCGACTTGATGCATCAAAATGGAGATTAcacccatttttatttctgttatCGGTGGTTTCTCCTAGATTTCAAAAGAG agCTGATTTATGAAGACGTTTTCTTGGTATGGGAAACTATTTGGGCAGCCCGTTCCATTTCATCCCCGCATTTCGTTCTTTTTGTTGCCCTGGCATTAGTTCAGCATTACCGTGAAATCATTCTAGCCAATGCCATGGATTTTACTGAcatcataaaattttttaatg aaatggcTGAACGACATGACACTAAGACTATTCTCCAACTGGCCCGAGATCTTgttcttcaacttcaagttttGATTGGGGACAAATAG